From the Endozoicomonas sp. Mp262 genome, the window TGCTCTGTATTGCTGTATTTGCGATGCCGGATTCGTTGCTCTTCGAATTTGGCTTGCAGGTAGGCATCGCTGGGCCACATGTACCGGGTATCTATACATTCCAGCAGCTCTGAGTGCAGCGCCGTTGGGCCGCTAATAAGCCGTGATTCCATCAGGTTGGTAACGATGGATAGATCCTGCCTGGCCTGTCTGGCGGATTCGTCCAGGGAGCGAACGCTGGAGCCTACCTTGAGGCCAATATCCCAAAGCAGGGTGAGAAAGGCTTCAATATTATCTTTGTGCTGGTCATAGTGATCCGTTGCCAGAAGGATCAGAATATCAATATCTGAGCAGGGATGTAGCTCTCCCCGGCCATAGCCTCCCACAGCAAGCAAGGCTATTTTTGTTTCCCGGTTCCAGTGGTAATGCTCCCAGGCCAGGGTCAGCACCTGGTCGATAACCCAGGCATGGGCATTGACCAGCATTTCAATGCTTTTTTTTTCAGTGAACCATTGATTTAGCAGGGTTCTGGCTTGGCGCAGGCACTTTTTGTAGGCGGGTATAGGGCTGTTTGAAAGGGTGAGGTCAGCCCTGAACTGGCTTCTGTCAAATAGTGCATCTTTATAAGCTTGAGGTATAGCCTGGAATAAAGCAGTCATTTTCTTTTAAATTATACGAATAAAAAACCCCGCTGGGACGGGGTGCTGTGTATTATGGCGCTTGTTCGTCTTTCCTGAGGGTCAGGATTTCATAACCATCGGCGGTCACCAAAATAGTATGCTCCCATTGGGCAGAAGGCCGGCGATCCCTGGTGACTGCCGTCCAGCCATCACCCAGTAGCTTGGTGCCTTTTTTTCCGGCATTGATCATAGGTTCAATGGTAAAGGTCATGCCTTCCTGGAGAACGCAGTCGTTCCGATTGCCGTAACCTTCATAGTGGAGCACCTGTGGATCTTCATGGAAGCCCCGGCCAATGCCGTGACCGCAGTACTCTTCAACCACACTGAAGTGGTTGGCATGGGCATGGCGGGCAATCACCTGGCCGATGTCGCTCAACCTGGCTCCCGGTTTAACCTGTTGAATGCCCTTATACATGCACTCCCGGGTAACCTGAACCAATCGCTGATTGAATGGTTGAACATCACCCACCAGAAACATTTTGCTGGTGTCGCCATGGTAACCCTCCTTGATCACGGTGATATCGATATTCAGAATATCGCCATTTTTCAGGATTTTCTTTTCATTGGGAATGCCGTGGCAAACCACCTGGTTGATAGAGGTGCAGATTGACTTAGGGAAACCTGCCCGCCCGGGGGCTGCCCCATAGTTGAGAGGCGCCGGGATGGCCTTTTGCTCATTGACAATGTAATCGTGACAGATGCGATTCAGCTCTCCGGTTGAAACGCCGGGCTTGACATAGGGTTCAATCATTTCCAGCACTTCAGCAGCCAGACGGCCTGCAATGCGCATTTTTTCGATATCTTCCCGGGTTTTGATAATTACATTCATTCTTTCAGTGCTTTTGACAGCTGCACACAGGTGTGTAGCTTGCAGAGTTTAAGATAAGTGAATTAAAGCCATTCTAGCTTATAACAAGCGTTAGTCTCTATAGGGTAGTGGTTTATCGGCGAAATTAATACGACTATTGTCCTGGGGCTGCTGCCGATTAATTTGCAGTGCGTAATATGGACAATAAAGGGTCAATATTGTTTTCTTGAATAGCTCTTTTTATTACTGCTCGTACTTTACCAAGGCCCTCTTGATTTAGCCCCTTTTCCTGTATGGTTTTTGTGGGGGGGAGGCCATGGGGAATGCAGGTGGCAACTAGACTTGCTACCACTCCACAGTCATTGCTGCCTTCGGCTTGGCGGATTTTATGGTGATAAATGACTGGGCAGCTTGCAACGTCTGTATCGGTATCATAGAGTTCACTGCTATACCAGAGCCACCAGTTAGTTATTTGATCCACTTCTTTTTCTACCGAGTGGCCAGGTAGTGAATTATAGATTTCGATACGGTCTTCTGGAATATCAATCACCGCTATAAACCAATGTTTGCGGGCGTTGGCAGGAATAATCAAGTACTCCAAATCTTTGATATGGAAGCCTTGTGTTGCAAGCCAGCGATCATAATAGCATCTATCTGATGTTCCTATGGTTTGTATTTTAATAAAAAACTGAGAGTGAAGAATTGCGGCTGTTATTGGGGTGCTTTGCGAAGCGCGAAGTTGTTTGTGACTTTTCTGTGCCATCGTAAAACAGGCATTGAGGATCTGGTCATTAATATATGCTTTAGGGTTTAGTGTACGCAGGTCATCACTGCTTACTTTAACCTGAATCCGTGATTTCTTGATTTGCCCGGCAGTTTTGAAAATGTGCTGATTAATTTTTTCCTTTGAAAATAACTCGGGTTATTGATTGAAGTGTTTTTATGTCGTTTTTAAGCATAAATGCTGATCAAAATATCATCAAACTTGAAGACAGGTTGAAAGAAGCCCTACCGTTATCAATACAGTACTTTCTCATTTATGGCATTTTTTTCTATCTCGCTATTCAATCAACAAAGTGCATGCTGGCTTATTAATTGATGGAAAGACCTGAAACCAGGACAGTAACGACCAAAGCGTAGCCGGTATTGATGTCCTTTTTTCAGAAGACGGGCAGCCAGGTAGATGAGTTCCTGTATCACGGTTTTTAACCGGCGTCGTTTGGCTTTATGACGTACCGGCGCATCTGGCCCGAGCAAGCAACTCTGCCCCATGTAGCGCAGAATGTTATAGACCAGTGCACCCAAACACATCACCAGGTCGTTGGTGTCAAACTTGCCTGAAGGCAGGCGCTCTAAATCCATATCAGTCTTCAACTCACTGTGAAACTGCTCGCTGGTCGCATGATCCTCATAAAGATTAATGATCTGATCATCGCTGTAGTCAGCTTCGCTGAGTGTTGTCCACCATCCTTCCAGCTCATAATCGGGTGTCAGAAATCTCTGCCCTACAGTATCAGTGGTACGCTTGATAATGCGAATAATCAGACGCTGGTTACCATAGTTGGTTTCATAGACGGTTGAGAGTGTCGCATAACTCTTTCCTGGACGCGACTCCTCCCATTTGACTTGCTTTTCTTCAAAAATGGGGAGCCAGTGTTCCTTGGTGTGATACTTTCTTGGGTTGAGCTTGATAATGTGATTCACACCTTTGAACCCGGCGATTTCCCGGCGCGATTCCTCAGCATCGTGGCCACTATCAAGGCGAACCAGAATAGGCGCTCGGGTCAAACGTCGGCTGCGGTGCAGCACTGCTTGTAAAAAGCCAATAAAATCATTCTGGGAGTGCTGAGAGCCTGGGCGTAATTCACATCCCAGGCACCAGCCTTCGCAGCCAAAGTAAGCGGCAATAGGGGCATAACCAAAGAATTTTTTATACGTGTACTCGACCCCCTCCTTTTTGGTATTGCTGTTATCCATAGGGAATACGTCGATATCCAGTGGTA encodes:
- the map gene encoding type I methionyl aminopeptidase; translation: MNVIIKTREDIEKMRIAGRLAAEVLEMIEPYVKPGVSTGELNRICHDYIVNEQKAIPAPLNYGAAPGRAGFPKSICTSINQVVCHGIPNEKKILKNGDILNIDITVIKEGYHGDTSKMFLVGDVQPFNQRLVQVTRECMYKGIQQVKPGARLSDIGQVIARHAHANHFSVVEEYCGHGIGRGFHEDPQVLHYEGYGNRNDCVLQEGMTFTIEPMINAGKKGTKLLGDGWTAVTRDRRPSAQWEHTILVTADGYEILTLRKDEQAP
- a CDS encoding C48 family peptidase; protein product: MNDQILNACFTMAQKSHKQLRASQSTPITAAILHSQFFIKIQTIGTSDRCYYDRWLATQGFHIKDLEYLIIPANARKHWFIAVIDIPEDRIEIYNSLPGHSVEKEVDQITNWWLWYSSELYDTDTDVASCPVIYHHKIRQAEGSNDCGVVASLVATCIPHGLPPTKTIQEKGLNQEGLGKVRAVIKRAIQENNIDPLLSILRTAN
- a CDS encoding IS1380 family transposase: MKLKIEQSQTEFYTPVAGLYFVGHALNKKTALSKSLRKIKKRHRITHIDLIRAYCGQLAQGKSDFDNVDNNRDNDWFRLAMGIKQMPSASRLRQRFNEDAAQLIPFIEDSLTDVLVNLQVPVTPLPKKLDKKQHIPLDIDVFPMDNSNTKKEGVEYTYKKFFGYAPIAAYFGCEGWCLGCELRPGSQHSQNDFIGFLQAVLHRSRRLTRAPILVRLDSGHDAEESRREIAGFKGVNHIIKLNPRKYHTKEHWLPIFEEKQVKWEESRPGKSYATLSTVYETNYGNQRLIIRIIKRTTDTVGQRFLTPDYELEGWWTTLSEADYSDDQIINLYEDHATSEQFHSELKTDMDLERLPSGKFDTNDLVMCLGALVYNILRYMGQSCLLGPDAPVRHKAKRRRLKTVIQELIYLAARLLKKGHQYRLRFGRYCPGFRSFHQLISQHALC